The Tamandua tetradactyla isolate mTamTet1 unplaced genomic scaffold, mTamTet1.pri scaffold_148_ctg1, whole genome shotgun sequence genome segment tttgactcaagaagaaatagaagacctcaacaaaccaatcacaagtaaagagattgaattagtcattcaaaagcttcctaaaaagaaaagtccaggaccagacggcttcacatgtgaattctaccaaacattccagaaaaaattagcaccaactctcctcaaactcatcaaaaaaatcgaagtggagggaaagctacctaattcattctatgaagccaacatcaccctcataccaaaaccaggcaaagatattacaaaaaaagaaaactacagaacaatctctctaatgaatatagatgcaaaaatcctcaacaaaattctaacaaatccaatccaacaacacattaaaagaattatacataatgaccaagtaggattcatcccaggtatgcaaggatggttcaacataagaaaatcaattaatgtaatacaccatatcaacaaatcaaagcagaaaaatcacatgatcatctcaattgatgccgagaaggcatttgacaagattcaacatcctttcctgttgaaaacacttcaaaagataggaatacaagggaactgcctgaaaatgatagagggaatatatgtaaaaacccacagctaatatcatcctcaatggggaaaaattgaaaactttccccctaagatcaggaacaagacaaggatgtccattatcaccactattattcaacattgtgttggaggttctagccagagaaattagacaagaaaaagaaatacaaggcatcaaaattggaaaggaagaagtaaaactatcactgtttgcacacgatatgatactatatgtcgaaaacccagaaaaatccacaacaaaactactagagctaataaatgagtacagcaaagtagcaggttacaagatcaacattcaaaaatctgtagcatttctatacactagtaatgaacaagccgagagggggaaatcaagaaacgaatcccatttacaattgcaactaaaagaataaaatacctagaaataaatttaactaaagagacaaaaaatctatgcaaagaaaaccacaaaaactgttaaaagaaatcacagaagacctaaatagatggaagggcatactgtgttcatggattggaagactaaatatagttaagatgtgaattctacctaaactgatttacagattcaatgcaataccaatcaaaatcccaacaacttatttttcagaaatagaaaaaccaataagcaaatttatctggaagggcaggatgccccaaattgctaaaagtatcttgaggaaaaaaacgaagctggaggtctcacgctgctggactttaaggcatattatgaagccacagtggtcaaaacagcatggtattggcataaagatagatatattgaccaatggaatcgaatagagtgctcagatatagaccctctcatctatggacatttgatctttgataaggcagtcaagccaattcacctgggacagaacagtctcttcaataaatggtgcctagagaactggatatctatatgcaaaagaatgaaggaggacccgtatctcacaccctatacaaaatggatcaaagatctaaacattaggtctaagaccataaaacagttagaggaaaatgtagggagatatcttatgaaacttacaattggaggaggttttatggaccttaaacctaaagcaagagcactgaagaaataaataaataaatgggagctcctcaaaattaaatacttttgtgcatcaaagaacttcatcaagaaagtagaaagacagcctacgcaatgggagataataattggaaatgacatatcagataaaggtctagtatccagaatttataaagagattgttcaactcaacaacaaaaagacagccaacccaattacaaaatgggaaaaagacttgaacagacacctatcagaagaggaaatacaaatggccaaacggcacatgaagagatgctcaatgtccctggccattagagaaatgcaaatgaaaaccacaatgagatatcatctcacacccaccagaatggccattatcaacaaaacagaaaatgacaagtgctggagaggatgcagagaaagaggaacacttatccactgttggtgggtatgtcaaatggtgcaaccactgtggaaggcagtttggcggttcctcaaaaaactgaatatagaattgccatacgacccagcaataccattgctaggtatctactcaaaggacttaagggcaaagacacaaacggacatttgcacaccaatgtttatagcagcatgatttacaattgcaaagagatggaaacagccaaaatgtccatgaacaaaagagtggctaaacaaactgtggtatatacatacgatggaatattttgcaggtttaagacagaacaaacttatgaagcatgtaataacatggatggacctagagaacattatgctgagtgagtctagccaaaaactaaaggacaaatactgtatggtcccactgatgtgaaccgacattcgagaataaacttggaatatgtcattggtaacagagtccagcaggagttagaaacagggtaagataatgggtgattggagctgaagggatacagattgtgcaacaggactagatacaaaaactcaaaaatggacagcacaatagtacctaattgtaaagtaatcatgttaaaacactgaatgaagctgcatctgagctatatgcttttttttgtttgtctgttcgttcgtttgtcttttttttgtactattattattatttttatttttttctctatattaaaattctatatctttttctgttgttttgctagttcttcttctaaatcaatgcaaatgtactaagaaatgatgatcatgcatctacgtgatgatattaagaattactgattgcatatgtagaatggaatgatttctaaatgctgggttaatttctttttttcattaattaataaaaaacaacaacaacaacaacaaaatgcatggatggacctagagaacattatgctgagtgagtctagccaaaaactaaaggacaaatactgtatggtcccactgatgtgaaccgacatttgagaataaacttggaatatgtcattggtagcagaccagcaggagttagaaacagggtaagataatgggtaactggagctgaagggatacagactgtgcaacaggactagatacaaaaactcaaaaatggacagcacaatagtacctaattgtaatgtaattaggttaaaacactgaatgaagctgcatctgagctatagtttttttgttgtttgtttgtttgtgttttttgtttttttctttttcctttttttacatatttgtttttattttttattattattattattttaatttttttctctttattatcattctatatctttttctgttgttttgctagttcttttcttaaatcgatgaaaatgtactaagaaatgatgatcatacatctatgtgatgatattaagaattactggttgcatatgtagaatggaatgatttctaaatgttgtgttaatttttttttaattaataaaaaaaaagttcaccaggtgcatttattttctgtttgttatcaAGAGAATCATGCCTGAAGAACATTAGTCAACATAACAGTAGCTTCTATGAAGAATCTGCATAAATCTTTCCAGTTTAAACATAAGAATTCACAATGAATATTAATTGAtgaatgatgttcagcattttttATTGCCAATTGTGGGTACATGTATTACTGATGAAAGCATTGAACAACCCAgtgaatgtctttttaaaagactAACAGTTTGGGTATTGTCACCTAATTGTCCATAGTAAAACTGAGGACTAAATGATAATGGACAATCCATGCAGATTTGAATATTATATTgtcttgaaattttaaactaagaAAATTGTTATTagagtggattaaaaacaggGAAGCAGCAGTCAATTATGGAAAATACCAACTTATTTGGGCTGTGATGTGCCTATTGTAATATTCACAATGTCAAAATTAAACTTACCATGTTgacactttttatttaaaatgatgaaatttgcTTTTCAAGTTAATTGATGGTAATAAAAAGGGATTTGATTGAGAAATGTTTTCAGCATTCTGGGGAAATGTTTcctggttttctttaatttctgcacaaaaaactacaaatcaaTTTTACCTCAGTATTCATGAATACATCTCTGTGCATAAGGTTAAAATGATATGAAACAATGTGAACTGAATGTAATGAATTAATATcatcattttgaattaataaaaaacaaggaaatcaCTTGAAAACTGTAATTGCATAATTcttagaaaaaattataaaacattaattaAAGGTCCAACTACAGATATTAACATGAAGACAATTTtagtatttataatattttaaaatgtattcctgTTAAGCACATTTTTATGACACCACAAAAAATAGAGGATTTAGACTGCAGAATAATAAACAGTAAGTGACCATGTGCTTCTGCATGGGGAACAAATAATAACTTAGAGAAATTCCTGTTATATCCCTaggtgaaaaaaaatatttcatgaaaactgAAATATAGTTTACAGAATGTAATGGAATTACATCCTTGTGAAAATcatatattcattaatttttaaacgtttttatagatgtaaaatatattaaaaacatgaaGTATTCTAgagaaataatttcataatatttcaCCATCAGTAAATGAGAACCTTGCAATTTCCACTAAAAATGATTCaggataataaatatttatgttcattTCTATGGTtatttcaatgaaatatttttaaaaatacaagaataaaatgtttaaaatagtaGAAGAATGATTAGGGAAGTATTGAGATCTCTAGTAGAATATTATCATCAGCTGTTGAGACAAATTTTGATTATTAAGGAGAATCCTCAAGTaaaggcaaaatgaaaataaaaatacaagagtTGTTTTATTCAGAAAGTACAAACCTGCattcaaaaattttataattacatatatattattttttatatatcagTGAATTATAGTTACAAtgggacaaaaataaaacatcagccaaattaatatttatttgttatgaCACTTGAAACATAGTTGTTATATTCCCTTAAATTAGataacttattcttgcaaaattTATTTacactcattttctttttctcctgtcaCAGCAAATCCTAAATGATATATAAAAGGAAGGATAGAATTCCTAAGTGATTGAGGTGAATGGGAGCACCACATTcaattttgaaacaaattatcCCCCATAATGATATATAAATGAAACATCTAAAACaaggaataaataataatgtGACAAATAGTTATACAAATTTTTACTCATTTGAATTTGTGAGATAGTATGAAAATAGAGACATTggaaagtttttctttgttttcctttgcttGGTAATAGCTGGTAATTTATAGTAGTGCTTTCTGAGCAAAGTTTTTTTGCATCGTGTAAAAATATCTAGATTTCAGCTTCTGAATATGACATGAGAAGGAGTTAAGAAAAAAGGATCCATGATTATAGGAATACTGgaagttaaataataaaaaaaaagtaacttttctATCCAATACAAATTCTTAATGAGTCAttgctcctttccttctttcaaatAGTTACTTGTAAAAGTTGGCaggcaaatgaataaatattcataaattttatctgaaaataataaaagaggcaTATCTTACTTTTTGATGAGCTTTCCCTCCAACAACATGCCCAGAGCCATCTTAAGTGCCTTGTTTCTTAGACTGTATATTATGGGATTCAAGGTTGGGGGTAACAGGGTATAAAACATGGAAATTACaaggtcagaaatggaaggggaccCTGAAGTTGGCTTCAGATGTGCAATGAAGACAGTGGACAGAAATAATACAATGACCACCAGGTGTGGAAGACAGGTGGAGTAAGCTTTTGACTTGCCTTCTGTTGATGGAATCTCCTTGACAGTTGAAAAGATGTACACATAGGAAAtggcaatgaaaataaaacagcagCAATCCAAAACAATACTGATAAGGATGGGCCCAATTTCTGTCATTAAATTTTCTGAACAAGAAATAGCTAATAAATGGGGGATGTCACAGAAGAACTGATGAACCACATTGGACCCACAGTAGGATAAAGAAAAGGTACCAGCTGTATGCATCACAGCAGAcactcctccccccacccaaGATGCAATGGCCAGCCACACACATGTGCCCCTGTTCATGATGACTTCATAGTGCAGAGGACGGCAGATGGCAGCATAGCGGTCAAAGGACATCACTGTGAGGAGGAACACCTCTGCAATTGCAAATAAAGTCACCAGAAAGACCTGGCTGACACAGTCAAAATAGGAGATGGTGTTTCTTTTTGTCAATGTGTTGGCAATGGATTTGGGTACTGTGGTTGAAATGAGGCAGAGATCCAAGAAGGATAAATTAttcaggaagaagtacatgggggtatGTAGGTGCTGGTCCAAAGTTGTGATCATGATAATGAGGATGTTCCCAATCAGGGCATACAAGTAAACACATGAGAAGAGCACTGAATGCAAAATTAGCATATTTTGATTTGTAGAAAATCCCATCAGAATAAATTCCATCAtggctgttttatttttcattactgcAAGCAT includes the following:
- the LOC143673144 gene encoding olfactory receptor 14A16-like; this encodes MKNKTAMMEFILMGFSTNQNMLILHSVLFSCVYLYALIGNILIIMITTLDQHLHTPMYFFLNNLSFLDLCLISTTVPKSIANTLTKRNTISYFDCVSQVFLVTLFAIAEVFLLTVMSFDRYAAICRPLHYEVIMNRGTCVWLAIASWVGGGVSAVMHTAGTFSLSYCGSNVVHQFFCDIPHLLAISCSENLMTEIGPILISIVLDCCCFIFIAISYVYIFSTVKEIPSTEGKSKAYSTCLPHLVVIVLFLSTVFIAHLKPTSGSPSISDLVISMFYTLLPPTLNPIIYSLRNKALKMALGMLLEGKLIKK